The Halalkalibacter krulwichiae genome has a segment encoding these proteins:
- the rpsQ gene encoding 30S ribosomal protein S17: MERNQRKVYRGRVVSDKMDKTISVLVETYKKDRLYGKRVKYSKKYKAHDENNSAKIGDIVEIMETRPLSKDKRFRLVEIVEEAVII; encoded by the coding sequence ATGGAACGCAACCAACGTAAAGTTTACAGAGGACGTGTTGTTTCTGACAAGATGGATAAAACGATTTCTGTTCTTGTTGAAACTTATAAAAAAGATCGTCTTTACGGCAAGCGTGTTAAGTACTCTAAAAAGTACAAAGCCCATGATGAAAACAATAGCGCCAAAATCGGCGATATCGTAGAAATTATGGAAACTCGTCCGCTATCAAAAGACAAACGTTTCCGCTTAGTTGAAATTGTAGAAGAAGCGGTAATTATCTAA
- the rplN gene encoding 50S ribosomal protein L14, protein MIQQESRLKVADNSGAREVLCIKVLGGSGRKTANIGDVIVCSVKQATPGGVVKKGDVVKAVIVRTKSGARRNDGSYIKFDENAAVIIRDDKSPRGTRIFGPVARELRENQFMKIVSLAPEVL, encoded by the coding sequence ATGATTCAACAAGAATCCCGTTTAAAAGTTGCAGATAACTCTGGTGCTCGTGAGGTACTTTGTATCAAAGTTTTAGGTGGATCTGGTCGTAAAACAGCTAATATTGGTGATGTAATTGTTTGTTCGGTAAAACAAGCAACACCAGGTGGCGTTGTCAAGAAAGGTGACGTTGTTAAAGCTGTTATCGTACGTACGAAGAGCGGAGCTCGTCGTAACGATGGTTCATATATTAAGTTTGATGAAAATGCTGCTGTTATCATCCGTGATGACAAGAGCCCTCGTGGAACTCGTATTTTCGGACCTGTTGCTCGTGAACTTCGTGAAAACCAATTCATGAAAATTGTTTCTCTTGCTCCAGAAGTTCTTTAA
- the rpmC gene encoding 50S ribosomal protein L29: protein MKANDIRNLTTAEIEQKTKSLKEELFNLRFQLATGQLDNPARIREVRKAIARTKTVLRERELGINNG, encoded by the coding sequence ATGAAAGCTAATGATATTCGTAACTTAACCACTGCTGAAATTGAGCAAAAAACGAAATCACTTAAAGAAGAATTATTTAACCTTCGCTTTCAACTAGCGACTGGTCAATTGGATAATCCAGCCCGTATTCGTGAAGTTCGTAAAGCAATTGCGCGTACGAAAACAGTATTGCGTGAACGTGAGCTTGGAATTAACAACGGCTAA
- the rplX gene encoding 50S ribosomal protein L24 — protein MHVKKGDTVKVISGKDKGKQGVILEAFPKKNRVLVEGVNIVKKHAKPSQDNPQGGILNIEAPIHSSNVMPIDPKSGEPTRVGYKVENGKKVRIAKKSGEALDK, from the coding sequence ATGCATGTCAAAAAAGGTGACACAGTAAAAGTCATCTCTGGAAAAGATAAAGGGAAACAAGGTGTAATCCTTGAGGCATTCCCGAAGAAGAATCGTGTACTTGTTGAAGGTGTTAACATCGTGAAGAAACATGCTAAACCTTCTCAAGATAATCCACAAGGTGGAATCTTGAATATCGAAGCACCTATTCATTCTTCCAACGTTATGCCTATCGACCCTAAGTCTGGCGAACCAACTCGTGTAGGTTATAAAGTAGAGAACGGTAAAAAGGTACGTATTGCTAAGAAGTCTGGCGAAGCTTTAGATAAGTAG
- the rplP gene encoding 50S ribosomal protein L16: protein MLMPKRVKYRREHRGNMRGRAKGGTEVHFGEFGLQATEASWITNRQIESARIAMTRYMKRGGKVWIKIFPSKPYTAKPLEVRMGSGKGAPEGWVAVVKPGKVMFEIAGVSEEVAREALRLASHKLPVKCKFVKREEVGGDANES, encoded by the coding sequence ATGTTAATGCCAAAACGTGTTAAATATCGTCGTGAACACCGTGGAAACATGCGCGGACGTGCGAAAGGCGGTACTGAAGTACATTTCGGTGAGTTCGGTTTACAAGCTACTGAAGCTTCTTGGATTACAAACCGTCAAATCGAATCTGCTCGTATTGCAATGACTCGTTACATGAAGCGTGGTGGTAAAGTTTGGATTAAGATTTTCCCTTCTAAACCATACACTGCTAAACCATTAGAAGTTCGAATGGGTTCTGGTAAAGGGGCACCTGAAGGATGGGTAGCTGTTGTCAAACCTGGTAAAGTAATGTTTGAAATTGCTGGTGTTTCAGAAGAAGTTGCTCGTGAAGCTTTACGTCTAGCTTCTCATAAATTACCGGTGAAATGTAAGTTTGTAAAACGCGAAGAAGTGGGTGGTGACGCAAATGAAAGCTAA
- the rplE gene encoding 50S ribosomal protein L5, translating into MSRLKEKYSSEIVPSLVEKFNYSSVMAVPKLEKIVVNMGVGDAVSNAKALDKAVEELATITGQKPLVTKAKKSIAGFKLREGMPIGAKVTLRGERMFEFLDKLITVSLPRVRDFRGVSKKAFDGRGNYTLGVKEQLIFPEIDYDKVDKVRGMDIVLVTTAKTDEEARELLTQMGMPFQK; encoded by the coding sequence ATGAGTCGATTAAAAGAAAAGTATTCAAGTGAAATCGTTCCTTCTCTAGTTGAGAAGTTTAACTATTCATCTGTAATGGCTGTGCCTAAGCTTGAAAAAATCGTTGTTAACATGGGTGTTGGTGACGCTGTTTCAAACGCGAAAGCATTAGATAAAGCTGTTGAAGAACTAGCTACTATTACAGGTCAAAAGCCTTTAGTTACTAAAGCAAAGAAATCTATCGCAGGATTCAAATTACGTGAAGGTATGCCAATCGGAGCTAAAGTTACACTACGTGGCGAGCGTATGTTTGAATTTCTTGATAAATTAATTACTGTATCACTTCCGCGTGTACGTGACTTCCGTGGTGTTTCTAAAAAAGCATTTGACGGTCGCGGTAACTACACACTAGGTGTTAAAGAGCAATTAATTTTCCCTGAGATTGATTATGATAAAGTTGATAAAGTTCGTGGAATGGACATTGTTCTTGTAACAACTGCTAAAACGGACGAAGAAGCACGTGAACTATTAACTCAAATGGGAATGCCATTTCAAAAATAA